Proteins encoded within one genomic window of Phototrophicus methaneseepsis:
- a CDS encoding class I SAM-dependent methyltransferase, whose protein sequence is MPNDYHESNRLSWNTATQQHHSHKPDLIERYQAGYNNLHEDDMALLGDLTGKKVAHLQCNDGQDTVSIAKYLGGDVTGIDISDYAIESARKLAAATNTPATFVRSDIFDWFQQNEAAFDVVYTSYGTLVWIADIKAWAAGIARVLKPGGRFVIIEFHPLMGMYEIDWSLQYDYMGGKIIETGGVGDYVGDDYEGAFKNTHVAYEFCWGMADIISALLDAGLQLTQFKEYDYINGWQRFPQMRSEGRKFYLPEEMVKMALMFSIIATKPE, encoded by the coding sequence ATGCCAAATGATTATCATGAGAGTAACCGTCTATCCTGGAATACGGCGACTCAGCAGCACCATTCCCATAAGCCAGACCTGATTGAGCGCTATCAAGCGGGCTATAACAATCTTCATGAGGATGATATGGCGCTGTTGGGCGACCTGACCGGGAAGAAAGTCGCGCATTTACAATGCAACGACGGCCAGGATACGGTCAGCATTGCTAAATACCTGGGTGGCGATGTGACGGGTATCGACATTAGCGACTATGCGATTGAATCCGCGCGTAAGCTGGCGGCGGCCACCAACACCCCGGCCACATTCGTCCGCAGCGATATTTTCGACTGGTTCCAACAAAATGAAGCCGCCTTCGATGTGGTTTACACGTCTTATGGAACGCTCGTGTGGATTGCGGATATTAAGGCCTGGGCAGCAGGCATCGCCAGAGTGCTCAAGCCCGGTGGCCGTTTCGTCATCATTGAATTTCATCCGTTGATGGGCATGTATGAAATTGACTGGTCGCTGCAATACGATTATATGGGCGGCAAAATCATCGAAACGGGCGGCGTTGGCGATTATGTCGGCGATGACTACGAAGGTGCCTTCAAAAATACGCATGTGGCTTATGAATTTTGCTGGGGTATGGCGGATATTATCTCGGCGCTGTTGGATGCTGGCTTGCAATTGACGCAGTTCAAAGAGTACGACTATATCAATGGGTGGCAGCGCTTCCCACAGATGCGTTCCGAAGGGCGTAAATTCTACCTGCCTGAGGAGATGGTCAAAATGGCGCTGATGTTCAGCATTATTGCTACCAAGCCGGAATAA
- a CDS encoding luciferase family protein, with protein MSVTETLEAAISQWDDVVVAEHRFGGVEFQLNNVEIGHVHNSGLVDIPFTRPIREALVQSGLAELHHILPETGWISYYVGRTGTVEGAIDLMRLSYLQKRSRRDKDAAAEAIETLPFEEAVLNAAFPKR; from the coding sequence ATGTCCGTCACGGAAACCCTGGAAGCAGCCATCAGTCAGTGGGACGATGTCGTCGTCGCAGAACATCGCTTCGGCGGGGTAGAGTTCCAACTGAACAACGTTGAAATCGGCCACGTCCACAACAGCGGCCTGGTCGATATTCCCTTCACCCGCCCTATCCGCGAAGCACTGGTGCAATCGGGCCTGGCAGAATTGCATCACATCTTGCCAGAAACAGGCTGGATCAGCTATTACGTCGGGCGTACGGGGACTGTCGAAGGTGCGATTGACCTGATGCGGCTGTCGTATCTCCAAAAACGCAGCCGCCGCGATAAAGACGCCGCGGCCGAAGCCATCGAAACACTGCCATTTGAAGAAGCTGTGCTGAATGCGGCTTTCCCCAAGCGCTAG
- a CDS encoding alpha/beta fold hydrolase — translation MNAQKNVQQPDQKPTSTTQARLHDGSIIPIEIYGDGPQALLLPVNPTPIEGVAAETMRQYGADPALGQTLIHGVRDLVRVIAFDYEGFIRQHPKPETLTPENVAADFLSVADAAKANHFAYYGYSWLGMVGIQFALRTNRLSTLVIGGYPPIDGPYQEMLAVTTIAYEMAESTPSPDDEWSTAGLSKAETKQYVTLYKALQGFDDEAAQTELTCNRICFVGSADEIDYTEHWGNIHVGLANPMIERRQALEEWGWQVHILDGLDHMQAMQAKHVVPILRSALADL, via the coding sequence GTGAACGCACAAAAGAATGTACAGCAACCAGATCAGAAGCCTACCAGCACCACCCAAGCCCGCCTGCATGATGGCAGCATCATCCCGATTGAAATCTACGGCGATGGACCACAAGCCCTGCTCTTACCCGTCAACCCAACGCCAATCGAAGGCGTAGCCGCCGAAACCATGCGGCAATATGGCGCTGACCCGGCCCTGGGGCAAACGCTCATCCATGGCGTGCGCGACCTGGTACGCGTTATCGCCTTTGATTATGAGGGCTTTATCCGGCAGCATCCCAAACCGGAGACTCTGACGCCGGAGAACGTCGCGGCTGATTTCCTGAGTGTGGCGGATGCCGCCAAGGCCAATCACTTTGCCTACTATGGCTATTCCTGGCTGGGGATGGTGGGCATCCAATTCGCTTTACGTACAAATAGACTGTCTACCCTGGTGATTGGCGGTTACCCGCCTATAGACGGACCCTATCAGGAGATGCTCGCCGTCACGACAATCGCCTACGAAATGGCGGAAAGCACGCCCTCACCTGATGACGAATGGTCAACAGCGGGCCTCTCAAAAGCAGAGACAAAGCAATATGTGACGCTGTACAAGGCCTTGCAGGGCTTCGACGACGAAGCCGCGCAGACCGAACTCACATGCAACCGTATTTGCTTTGTAGGGTCTGCGGATGAAATTGATTACACCGAACACTGGGGCAATATACACGTCGGCCTTGCAAATCCCATGATAGAACGGCGGCAAGCCTTAGAAGAATGGGGTTGGCAGGTTCACATTCTGGATGGGCTGGATCATATGCAGGCGATGCAGGCAAAGCACGTTGTGCCTATCTTGCGCTCAGCATTGGCTGACCTGTAA
- a CDS encoding agmatine deiminase family protein, protein MSPLYDEACPVPQKPVGFERIIHCETMGRMKLSDFLRFEYVIYPLWRRDVPPWARSLAEWALGRTLPAYIDRHPPQYPAEIARYLADEGIIPGGDPNDIMTLLNNAPSPATADLSARAPAHDGSPVRIPAQWEHTERVLMSWGTIYPPLWPMHAQMAEAISQVAEVEILVTSELWARAIWAYLQQRGQANMAHITPLILPTNDIWIRDYGPIMGEAADGHKVALNPVYAVLPQYPQSLDDGMVTAWTAYHGIPVQPLALHTEGGNLWSDGQGTLIMSEQIFYSNRSYNRRTLEAYLHTVIDYDKLIITPRLTLEETGHVDLLVKLAKAATVFVSANTSATTYQALNKVKRLFERETNAQGMPYQVIELPTPPLYLNWVTYTIRRAYTNALTVNGRVLVPVYGIPEDDIALRTYEAAMPGFEIIPIESAVGINGGGAVHCMTKEVPG, encoded by the coding sequence GTGTCGCCCTTATACGATGAGGCTTGCCCGGTGCCCCAAAAGCCAGTAGGCTTTGAGCGTATTATCCATTGCGAAACGATGGGCCGCATGAAGCTAAGCGATTTTTTGCGCTTTGAATATGTCATTTATCCGCTATGGCGGCGAGACGTACCGCCCTGGGCGCGTTCTCTGGCGGAATGGGCATTGGGGCGGACCTTGCCGGCTTATATTGACCGCCATCCACCGCAGTATCCCGCAGAGATAGCGCGCTATCTGGCCGATGAGGGGATCATCCCAGGCGGGGACCCCAATGACATTATGACCTTGCTCAACAATGCGCCGTCCCCCGCCACAGCCGATCTCAGCGCACGCGCACCAGCCCACGATGGCAGCCCGGTACGCATTCCCGCCCAATGGGAGCATACCGAGCGCGTTCTCATGAGCTGGGGCACAATCTACCCGCCGCTCTGGCCCATGCATGCCCAGATGGCAGAAGCCATCAGCCAGGTTGCGGAAGTCGAAATTTTGGTGACGAGCGAATTGTGGGCACGTGCCATCTGGGCCTATCTCCAACAGCGCGGGCAGGCCAATATGGCCCATATCACGCCGCTCATCCTCCCTACCAACGACATCTGGATACGCGATTATGGCCCCATCATGGGCGAAGCTGCCGACGGGCACAAAGTCGCTCTCAATCCGGTCTATGCCGTATTGCCACAATATCCGCAGTCTTTAGATGATGGCATGGTCACAGCCTGGACGGCCTACCACGGCATCCCTGTGCAGCCGCTGGCGCTGCATACCGAAGGCGGCAATCTATGGTCTGACGGGCAGGGCACGCTCATCATGTCTGAGCAGATTTTTTACAGCAACCGCAGCTACAATCGCCGCACGCTGGAAGCCTACCTGCATACCGTCATCGACTATGACAAGCTCATCATCACACCGCGCCTGACGCTGGAAGAAACGGGCCATGTCGATCTACTCGTGAAGCTGGCAAAGGCCGCTACCGTCTTCGTCAGCGCCAACACATCCGCGACCACCTATCAGGCTCTCAATAAGGTGAAGCGCCTCTTCGAACGAGAAACCAACGCCCAGGGCATGCCGTATCAGGTCATCGAACTACCGACACCGCCGCTTTATCTCAACTGGGTGACGTACACCATCCGCCGCGCTTATACCAACGCGCTCACTGTGAATGGCCGTGTCCTGGTGCCCGTCTATGGCATCCCTGAAGATGACATCGCCCTGCGCACCTATGAAGCCGCCATGCCCGGCTTTGAGATCATCCCGATTGAAAGCGCAGTCGGCATTAACGGGGGCGGCGCGGTCCACTGCATGACCAAAGAAGTACCCGGATAA